From a single Athene noctua chromosome 2, bAthNoc1.hap1.1, whole genome shotgun sequence genomic region:
- the ADCYAP1 gene encoding pituitary adenylate cyclase-activating polypeptide isoform X1 produces the protein MNKNPDTTTGATNNIARPLRVAMCSKAILALLVYGIIMHCSVYCSPAAGLQYPALRLEDEVYDEDGNTLQDFAYDHEPLGIANPSSVIGEMYTLYYPPEKRHADGIFNKAYRKLLGQLSARKYLHSLMAKRVGGASGGLGDEAEPLTKRHIDGIFTDSYSRYRKQMAVKKYLAAVLGKRYKQRVKNKGRRVAYL, from the exons ATGAATAAAAATCCGGACACCACCACGGGGGCAACAAACAATATTGCCCGTCCTCTAAG AGTGGCAATGTGTAGCAAAGCGATCCTAGCACTCCTGGTCTATGGCATAATAATGCACTGCAGCGTCTACTGCTCACCTGCGGCCGGACTTCAGTACCCGGCGCTCAG gctggaggatgaagtcTACGACGAGGACGGGAACACCCTTCAGGACTTCGCCTATGACCACGAGCCCCTCGGTATAGCCAACCCGTCCTCCGTGATCGGCGAAATGTACACCTTGTACTACCCACCGGAAAAGAG GCACGCCGATGGGATCTTCAACAAAGCCTACAGGAAACTCCTGGGCCAGTTATCCGCCAGGAAATATCTGCACTCCCTGATGGCCAAGCGGGTCGG CGGTGCCAGCGGCGGCCTGGGGGACGAGGCGGAACCGCTGACCAAGCGGCACATAGACGGCATCTTCACGGACAGCTACAGCCGCTACCGGAAACAAATGGCTGTCAAGAAATACTTAGCAGCCGTCCTGGGGAAAAGGTATAAACAAAGAGTTAAAAACAAAGGACGCCGAGTAGCGTATTTGTAG
- the ADCYAP1 gene encoding pituitary adenylate cyclase-activating polypeptide isoform X2, protein MCSKAILALLVYGIIMHCSVYCSPAAGLQYPALRLEDEVYDEDGNTLQDFAYDHEPLGIANPSSVIGEMYTLYYPPEKRHADGIFNKAYRKLLGQLSARKYLHSLMAKRVGGASGGLGDEAEPLTKRHIDGIFTDSYSRYRKQMAVKKYLAAVLGKRYKQRVKNKGRRVAYL, encoded by the exons ATGTGTAGCAAAGCGATCCTAGCACTCCTGGTCTATGGCATAATAATGCACTGCAGCGTCTACTGCTCACCTGCGGCCGGACTTCAGTACCCGGCGCTCAG gctggaggatgaagtcTACGACGAGGACGGGAACACCCTTCAGGACTTCGCCTATGACCACGAGCCCCTCGGTATAGCCAACCCGTCCTCCGTGATCGGCGAAATGTACACCTTGTACTACCCACCGGAAAAGAG GCACGCCGATGGGATCTTCAACAAAGCCTACAGGAAACTCCTGGGCCAGTTATCCGCCAGGAAATATCTGCACTCCCTGATGGCCAAGCGGGTCGG CGGTGCCAGCGGCGGCCTGGGGGACGAGGCGGAACCGCTGACCAAGCGGCACATAGACGGCATCTTCACGGACAGCTACAGCCGCTACCGGAAACAAATGGCTGTCAAGAAATACTTAGCAGCCGTCCTGGGGAAAAGGTATAAACAAAGAGTTAAAAACAAAGGACGCCGAGTAGCGTATTTGTAG